One window of Botrimarina mediterranea genomic DNA carries:
- a CDS encoding alginate export family protein has translation MRIFCFAFAATFLAASAAYAADGDLARAYSISGGEDGVNEVGAVGYRCEATESPSCAAVEPCSCGDGISCGEAVGGAGCCAACGKTRAAAKPNPCAESHKGVFYANDFSYLKDPCYNGACLGDSLKWMPVGECGQWGTLDVGGQLRLRYHHEEGMGRQPGRSGFEDTTNDFLLTRMRLYTDWKASEIFRLYVEGIVADETGNSLYLPRPIDVNYGDLLNAFVDVTMTDEFKLRVGRQELLYGNQRTVSPLDWANTRRTFEGIRGLYKSGDWAIDGFYTNFVPVVDDQFDEADYDQSFYGLYSTYTESKTRSWDFYYLGYDDERIGVTPAASGDFSLHTFGARVWGTAHEKWLYEFEGAYQVGRQSGLDQDHNAGFTTAGLGRKLDKMAWDPTLWVYFDYASGDYPGGDFNRYNQLFPLAHKYLGFIDAVARSNVVSPNVLLTMKPRDKWDVLLWYYYFGAVTGSDVVPGVAVPSNQVAGQKDFGSELDLIAKYAISARSNILFGYSRLWAGSKIIGTNDAEFFYSQWELNF, from the coding sequence ATGAGAATCTTCTGTTTCGCCTTCGCGGCAACGTTTCTGGCTGCTTCGGCCGCCTACGCAGCCGACGGAGATCTGGCTAGAGCCTACTCAATCAGTGGTGGCGAGGACGGTGTCAATGAGGTGGGCGCCGTAGGCTATCGCTGCGAAGCCACGGAGTCGCCGAGTTGCGCCGCAGTCGAGCCATGCTCTTGTGGCGACGGAATAAGCTGTGGCGAGGCCGTCGGAGGCGCCGGATGCTGCGCGGCTTGTGGCAAGACGAGGGCGGCAGCTAAGCCCAACCCATGCGCCGAATCGCACAAAGGCGTCTTCTACGCCAACGATTTCAGCTACCTCAAGGACCCTTGCTACAACGGGGCGTGTCTCGGCGACAGCCTAAAGTGGATGCCCGTTGGCGAGTGTGGCCAATGGGGCACACTCGATGTAGGCGGCCAACTTCGCCTGCGCTACCATCACGAAGAGGGCATGGGCCGCCAGCCAGGCCGCTCAGGCTTTGAAGATACGACCAACGACTTCCTGTTGACTCGGATGAGGCTCTACACAGACTGGAAGGCGAGCGAGATATTCCGCCTCTACGTCGAAGGGATCGTCGCCGATGAAACGGGCAACTCGCTCTACTTGCCCCGGCCGATCGACGTCAACTATGGCGACCTGCTGAACGCGTTTGTCGATGTCACGATGACCGATGAGTTCAAGCTCCGCGTCGGCCGCCAAGAACTTCTTTACGGCAACCAACGCACCGTCTCGCCGCTCGACTGGGCGAACACGAGGCGGACTTTCGAGGGCATACGCGGTCTCTACAAGAGCGGTGATTGGGCCATCGACGGGTTCTACACGAACTTTGTTCCGGTCGTCGACGATCAATTCGACGAAGCCGACTACGACCAATCGTTCTACGGGCTGTATTCGACCTACACGGAGAGCAAAACTCGTTCCTGGGACTTCTATTATCTTGGCTATGACGATGAGCGCATCGGCGTCACGCCCGCGGCGTCGGGAGACTTCTCGTTGCACACCTTCGGAGCCAGGGTCTGGGGCACAGCTCACGAAAAGTGGCTCTACGAGTTTGAAGGCGCCTACCAAGTCGGCCGGCAGAGTGGTCTGGATCAAGACCACAACGCTGGATTCACCACCGCCGGCTTAGGTCGTAAACTCGACAAGATGGCGTGGGACCCAACCCTGTGGGTCTACTTCGATTACGCTTCGGGTGACTATCCGGGCGGCGATTTCAATCGATACAATCAGCTGTTCCCATTGGCGCATAAATACTTGGGCTTCATCGATGCCGTTGCCCGCTCAAACGTCGTCTCTCCGAACGTGCTGCTGACGATGAAACCGCGTGACAAATGGGACGTATTGCTTTGGTACTACTACTTCGGTGCGGTAACCGGCAGCGACGTCGTCCCCGGAGTGGCCGTTCCATCAAACCAGGTCGCTGGTCAGAAGGACTTCGGCAGTGAACTGGATCTGATCGCTAAGTATGCGATCTCTGCACGGTCGAACATCCTGTTCGGCTACAGTCGTCTGTGGGCCGGCAGCAAGATCATCGGGACCAACGATGCGGAGTTCTTCTACAGCCAGTGGGAGTTGAATTTCTAA
- a CDS encoding sulfite reductase subunit alpha: MSMSIIPESAPFNAEQRAWLNGFLAGWMGAPTNGAPEAAASGDAVSDGVALLPAPDDEAEEFPWHDSSIAIEDRLALAEGKPLKRRLMAAMAQLNCGACGYQCLTYSEAIAAGEEKNLSLCSPGGKETAKALKRLIKETPSTAATTEAPAAKAAPPMGYSRSNPYSAVVKASSNLNGKGSSKQTSHVVIDLGDSGLTYEAGDSLGVYPTNCPELVAEVLDHLGLANDEALSQRLINEFNLRDASDELLELLTQSTPNPDEELAIAALVDSDELDGLDVLDVLRKAPSAKPTADDLVACLTPMAPRLYSIASSLKAHPGEVHLTVGKATTRLRDRVYKGVASTMFADRVTAGGKVRVFVQPSHGFGVPASPASPMIMVGPGTGIAPFRAFLEERQATAASGKNWLFFGDQHETCDFIYRDELAAMQSAGLLTRLSTAFSRDQEEKVYVQDRMREAGGELWAWLEDGASFFVCGDAKRMAADVDRALLDIVARHGAKSTEEVKAYIDSMKATGRYSRDVY; the protein is encoded by the coding sequence ATGAGCATGTCAATTATCCCGGAGTCCGCGCCCTTCAATGCCGAACAGCGGGCTTGGCTCAATGGCTTCCTTGCGGGCTGGATGGGGGCTCCAACGAATGGGGCGCCAGAGGCGGCCGCGTCGGGCGATGCCGTCTCCGACGGCGTTGCGCTACTGCCGGCGCCGGATGACGAGGCGGAAGAGTTTCCGTGGCACGACTCGAGCATCGCAATTGAAGATCGGCTGGCGCTCGCCGAAGGCAAGCCGCTCAAGCGACGGCTGATGGCGGCCATGGCGCAGCTCAACTGCGGCGCCTGTGGATATCAATGTCTGACTTACTCCGAAGCGATCGCCGCCGGCGAGGAGAAGAACCTATCGCTCTGCTCACCGGGCGGGAAGGAAACGGCCAAGGCGCTAAAGCGACTCATCAAAGAGACGCCATCGACCGCCGCGACCACGGAGGCCCCCGCCGCCAAGGCGGCGCCGCCGATGGGATACAGCCGCTCCAACCCCTACTCGGCGGTTGTTAAGGCTTCGTCCAATCTGAACGGGAAAGGATCGTCGAAGCAGACGTCGCACGTCGTGATCGATCTCGGCGACAGCGGCTTGACGTATGAAGCGGGCGATTCGCTGGGCGTTTACCCGACGAACTGCCCCGAGCTTGTGGCGGAGGTCTTGGATCACCTTGGTCTTGCCAACGACGAGGCCCTCTCGCAACGACTCATCAACGAGTTCAATCTCCGCGACGCCTCGGACGAGCTGCTGGAACTCCTCACGCAGTCCACGCCGAACCCCGATGAGGAGCTCGCGATCGCTGCGTTGGTGGACTCCGATGAACTCGACGGTCTGGATGTCCTCGACGTGCTCCGCAAAGCTCCCTCGGCAAAGCCGACGGCCGACGACCTAGTTGCCTGCCTCACTCCGATGGCGCCGCGGCTTTACTCGATCGCCAGCTCGCTCAAGGCCCATCCCGGCGAGGTGCACCTGACCGTCGGTAAGGCGACAACGCGGTTACGTGACCGCGTCTACAAAGGGGTGGCGTCGACAATGTTCGCCGACCGTGTGACGGCGGGCGGCAAGGTGCGAGTGTTTGTTCAGCCTTCACACGGCTTCGGCGTCCCGGCGAGCCCCGCTTCGCCAATGATCATGGTCGGCCCCGGCACCGGCATCGCCCCGTTTCGGGCCTTCCTCGAAGAGCGCCAAGCCACGGCCGCCAGCGGCAAGAACTGGCTCTTCTTCGGCGACCAACACGAGACGTGCGATTTTATCTATCGCGACGAGCTTGCCGCGATGCAGTCGGCGGGCTTGCTGACGAGGCTGAGCACCGCGTTCAGCCGCGACCAGGAAGAGAAGGTCTACGTCCAAGACCGGATGCGTGAGGCGGGCGGCGAGCTCTGGGCCTGGCTAGAAGACGGGGCCTCGTTCTTCGTTTGCGGCGACGCCAAACGGATGGCCGCGGACGTGGACCGCGCCCTCCTCGACATCGTGGCTCGGCACGGCGCCAAAAGCACCGAAGAAGTCAAAGCTTACATCGACAGCATGAAGGCGACGGGACGCTACTCCCGCGACGTCTACTGA
- a CDS encoding NirA family protein produces the protein MSEANGKSTGGFTAEQQNYLQGFALGADVARKVRGLPILSGTGGAMDDTVVVGALQPATSLLANDPTAIHRAAQDEQVAVGGKLVAEEVAKRDKNPRDMWDEMRGRAAAGEFPKGTDVFLTKYHGLFYVAPAQDSYMCRLRFPGGAIRSWQLRGLADLADRTAGGFADCTTRANLQLREIPATESINLLTGLQDLAIINYGAGADNIRNVTASPLSGVDPTELIDTLSLAKEMHYYLINHRELYGLPRKFNIAFDGGGSIAALEDTNDIGFTAVRLKAEAATDSLRQGIYFQFTLGGITGHKDFARPTGVLLKPEECVEVAAAVVQVFIRHGDRTNRNKARLKYLLDRWGFEKFVGEVEKEVGRELTKAPLDAVEPRPSDNRQTHVGIHPQKQPGFNYVGVVLPVGRMTSDQMRGLAQLSERYGDGDLRLTVWQNLLIANIPDESVEAAKGAIETLGLDWRATSVRAGLIACTGSAGCKYAGAPTKSNAMTIADYVEERLDMDVPVNIHLTGCHHSCAQHYIGDIGLIAANVEDPDDPDETVEGYHLFVGGGYGERQGIGRELFTGLPFRDVPARVAGLLQAYLDNRVSPAEAFVDFTRRVEIDGLREMCQGTLVSA, from the coding sequence ATGAGCGAAGCGAACGGAAAATCGACGGGCGGCTTCACGGCGGAGCAGCAGAACTACCTGCAAGGGTTTGCGCTCGGCGCCGATGTGGCCCGGAAGGTGCGGGGCTTGCCGATCTTGTCGGGAACCGGCGGAGCGATGGACGACACGGTCGTCGTCGGCGCTCTACAACCCGCGACCAGCCTGCTTGCCAACGACCCAACGGCGATCCATCGCGCCGCCCAAGACGAGCAAGTCGCCGTCGGCGGCAAGCTCGTCGCCGAGGAAGTCGCGAAGCGCGACAAGAACCCCCGCGACATGTGGGACGAGATGCGTGGCCGCGCCGCGGCGGGCGAGTTTCCGAAAGGAACCGACGTCTTCCTCACCAAGTACCACGGGTTGTTCTATGTCGCGCCCGCTCAAGACTCCTACATGTGCCGCCTGAGGTTCCCCGGCGGCGCGATCCGCTCTTGGCAACTCCGCGGCTTAGCCGACCTCGCGGACCGCACGGCCGGCGGCTTCGCCGACTGCACGACCCGGGCCAATCTCCAACTGCGCGAGATCCCTGCGACTGAGTCGATCAACCTCCTGACGGGCCTCCAGGACCTAGCGATCATCAACTACGGCGCGGGCGCCGACAACATCCGCAACGTCACCGCGAGCCCGCTGAGTGGCGTCGATCCGACAGAGTTGATCGATACGCTCTCGCTCGCCAAAGAGATGCATTACTACCTCATCAATCACCGTGAGCTGTACGGCCTCCCGCGCAAGTTCAACATCGCGTTCGATGGCGGCGGATCGATCGCGGCGCTAGAGGACACCAACGACATTGGCTTCACCGCCGTCCGCCTCAAGGCCGAGGCGGCGACGGACTCGCTCCGCCAAGGCATCTACTTCCAGTTCACGCTCGGCGGCATCACCGGGCACAAGGACTTCGCGAGGCCGACGGGTGTCCTCCTCAAGCCGGAAGAGTGCGTCGAAGTCGCGGCGGCGGTCGTACAGGTATTCATTCGGCATGGCGACCGCACCAATCGCAACAAGGCGAGGCTCAAGTATCTGCTCGATCGCTGGGGGTTCGAGAAATTCGTCGGCGAAGTCGAGAAGGAAGTCGGCCGAGAACTGACCAAGGCGCCGCTCGACGCGGTTGAGCCCCGCCCTTCCGACAACCGCCAGACGCATGTCGGAATCCATCCGCAGAAGCAGCCCGGCTTTAACTATGTCGGTGTCGTGCTGCCGGTTGGTCGCATGACAAGCGATCAGATGCGTGGCCTAGCGCAGCTATCGGAACGCTACGGCGACGGCGACCTGCGATTGACCGTTTGGCAGAACCTGCTGATCGCCAACATCCCCGACGAATCCGTCGAAGCCGCAAAGGGAGCCATCGAGACGCTTGGCCTCGACTGGCGAGCCACCAGCGTTCGCGCGGGGCTGATTGCTTGCACGGGCTCGGCGGGCTGCAAGTACGCCGGCGCGCCGACGAAGTCCAATGCGATGACGATCGCCGACTATGTCGAGGAACGATTGGACATGGATGTGCCGGTAAACATCCACCTCACCGGTTGCCACCACTCTTGCGCGCAGCACTACATCGGCGACATCGGCCTGATCGCGGCGAATGTGGAAGACCCAGATGACCCCGACGAAACGGTCGAGGGTTACCACCTCTTCGTCGGCGGCGGTTATGGAGAGCGTCAGGGAATCGGCCGAGAGCTCTTCACCGGCCTTCCCTTCCGCGACGTGCCGGCGCGCGTGGCGGGGCTCTTGCAAGCGTATCTCGACAACCGTGTGTCGCCCGCAGAAGCGTTCGTCGATTTCACGCGTCGCGTCGAGATTGACGGCCTTAGGGAGATGTGCCAGGGCACGCTGGTGAGCGCCTGA
- a CDS encoding molybdopterin oxidoreductase family protein has product MNSIANKAATLIETLQSIVHQKGGALTSDLLREPGRFGLGQTPSRLLPDATTDMVCGYCSTGCSLRIHLKDGEAVNLTPTTDYPVNLGMACPKGWEALSVLDAEDRATTPLLRNNHGDLVPVSWDEAMRTLCVRFKEIGAEHGPESVAFLSTGQLVTEEMALLGALAKFGMGMIHGDGNTRQCMATAATAYKQSFGFDAPPFTYQDFEESDVIVLVGSNLCVAHPIMWERVCRNPHNPQVVVIDPRRTETAMQATLHLPIKPKSDLTFFYALAHVLVREGWIDRAFIDASTTGFESFADFVRDYPPQRAAEATGIAVELIETLARMFHEGKRVSFWWTMGVNQSYEGTRIAQSLINLALMTGNIGRPGTGANSITGQCNAMGSRLFSNTTGLFAGRDFKNAEDRREVADILDLPIENIPTVDSLPYHQIIEGIRSGAIRGLWVLCTNTAHSWIHQEDARELLSKLDFLVVQDMYATTETAQQADLVLPAAGWGEKEGTFINSERRIGVVKKVRRPPGEALPDFAIFRLVAEYWGCGERFRRWTSPEAAFGILQELSQGRPCDLSGMGGYAAIDHAGGAQWPCVEPVAEVAQQRRLFEDGRFYHEDEWARFIWEDSRPMPEAPDDSYPYLLLTGRGAASQWHTQTRTSKSPVLRKLSPQNIYIEMHPDDARAAGVAQHSKVAVSSRRGRLEATAFLTPTVQPGQVFIPMHYEATNRLTLAHFDPYSHQPSYKACAVKIEALEAKR; this is encoded by the coding sequence ATGAACTCGATTGCCAACAAGGCCGCGACGCTAATCGAAACCTTACAGAGCATCGTCCATCAAAAGGGCGGTGCGCTCACGAGCGACCTGCTCCGCGAGCCGGGCCGCTTTGGTCTGGGTCAGACGCCGTCTCGGCTGCTGCCCGACGCCACGACCGACATGGTGTGTGGCTATTGCTCGACCGGTTGCAGCTTGCGCATCCACCTCAAAGACGGCGAGGCGGTCAACCTCACGCCGACAACGGACTACCCGGTCAATCTCGGGATGGCGTGCCCCAAGGGCTGGGAGGCGCTGTCGGTGCTCGACGCCGAAGACCGCGCGACCACACCGCTCTTGCGCAACAACCATGGCGACCTTGTGCCGGTCTCGTGGGACGAGGCCATGCGGACGCTGTGCGTGCGGTTCAAAGAGATTGGCGCCGAGCACGGCCCCGAGTCGGTCGCCTTCCTCAGCACGGGGCAGCTGGTCACCGAAGAGATGGCGCTATTGGGCGCCCTCGCCAAGTTCGGGATGGGCATGATCCACGGTGACGGCAACACCCGCCAGTGCATGGCCACCGCCGCCACCGCCTACAAGCAGTCCTTCGGCTTCGACGCCCCACCGTTCACCTACCAAGACTTTGAAGAATCGGACGTGATCGTCCTGGTGGGATCGAACCTGTGCGTCGCCCATCCCATCATGTGGGAGCGTGTCTGCCGCAATCCTCACAACCCGCAGGTCGTCGTGATCGACCCGCGGCGGACCGAGACGGCGATGCAAGCGACGCTGCACCTGCCGATCAAGCCCAAGAGTGACCTTACCTTCTTCTATGCCCTTGCTCACGTCTTGGTGCGAGAAGGCTGGATCGATCGCGCGTTCATTGACGCCTCGACAACGGGCTTTGAATCGTTCGCCGATTTTGTCAGGGATTACCCGCCGCAGCGTGCCGCCGAGGCCACCGGCATCGCGGTCGAATTGATCGAAACCCTCGCCAGAATGTTTCATGAGGGCAAGCGGGTCTCGTTCTGGTGGACGATGGGCGTCAACCAAAGCTATGAGGGGACACGTATCGCCCAGAGCTTGATCAACCTGGCGCTGATGACCGGCAACATCGGCCGCCCCGGGACCGGCGCCAACAGCATCACGGGCCAGTGCAATGCGATGGGCTCGCGGCTATTCAGCAACACGACGGGACTCTTCGCCGGTCGCGACTTCAAAAACGCCGAGGATCGCCGCGAAGTCGCGGACATCCTTGACCTCCCCATTGAGAACATTCCGACCGTCGACAGCCTGCCTTACCACCAAATTATCGAGGGCATCCGCAGCGGCGCCATCCGGGGCCTGTGGGTGCTCTGCACGAATACGGCGCATTCCTGGATCCACCAGGAGGACGCGCGCGAACTGTTATCGAAGCTTGACTTCCTCGTCGTGCAAGACATGTACGCGACGACGGAGACCGCGCAGCAAGCCGACCTCGTGCTGCCAGCCGCGGGATGGGGTGAGAAAGAAGGCACCTTTATCAACAGCGAACGCCGCATCGGTGTCGTGAAGAAGGTCCGACGCCCGCCGGGGGAGGCGCTCCCCGACTTCGCGATCTTCCGCCTCGTGGCAGAGTACTGGGGGTGCGGCGAGAGGTTCCGGCGCTGGACCTCACCCGAGGCGGCGTTCGGCATCTTGCAAGAGCTCTCGCAGGGTCGACCGTGCGATCTCTCCGGCATGGGGGGCTACGCCGCCATCGACCACGCCGGCGGCGCGCAGTGGCCGTGCGTCGAGCCGGTCGCCGAGGTCGCGCAACAGCGTCGGCTGTTCGAGGATGGCCGGTTCTACCACGAAGATGAATGGGCCCGATTCATCTGGGAGGATAGCCGCCCGATGCCCGAGGCGCCCGACGACTCCTATCCGTACCTCTTGCTGACCGGCCGCGGCGCCGCATCGCAGTGGCATACCCAAACGCGCACCAGCAAGTCCCCGGTCTTACGGAAGCTGTCCCCGCAGAACATCTACATCGAGATGCACCCCGACGACGCACGCGCAGCGGGCGTCGCGCAGCATAGCAAGGTTGCGGTCAGCTCACGCCGCGGGCGGCTCGAAGCGACGGCGTTTCTCACGCCGACGGTCCAGCCCGGCCAGGTCTTCATCCCGATGCACTACGAAGCGACCAACCGACTGACGCTGGCGCACTTCGACCCTTACTCTCACCAACCCAGCTACAAGGCCTGCGCCGTCAAAATCGAGGCGCTGGAGGCGAAGCGATGA
- a CDS encoding DmsC/YnfH family molybdoenzyme membrane anchor subunit, whose product MTTLIANPAANPSLRQPQELLATLLDESRELTAVERFAKLHDDGAAPEQAKYYRDLIPAGLPEAGQQYAFDVDLDACSGCKACVSACHHLNGLEPDETWRSVGLLIGQTSATSGDLPILQHVTTACHHCVDPGCLAGCPTNAYEKDPVTGIVRHLDDQCFGCQYCTMACPYEVPQYSQSKGIVRKCDMCHGRLAAGEAPACVQACPNGAIRIGVVDISDVLTATEQGVFLPDTPPSELTHPTTTYRSQRGLPAGTAGADGGFAEPQHAHAPLVAMLVLTQMSVGVVAASAIARWLGSGAWCEAGIIVGMIVGQLGLAVAPLHLGRPHLAFRAVLGWRHSWLSREAILFGVYAAFSVAAAAFAIMPHLEGWLPTFATSAISNSLPAALRSPLEALALLSGAVAVYCSAKIYIFTGRVFWEWRRTLPLFGGTSVVLGLAATASVAAIAGFPSPALTWFALLVAAAKLLYEASLFRHVHDADGDLRLTAKLQLGQLRPVTTTRMILGAAGVMSLLVAGLDVAPATFATLGFVSLLAAEFAERWLYFSTVIPLRMPGGTPTR is encoded by the coding sequence ATGACCACGTTAATCGCCAATCCCGCCGCCAATCCCTCGCTACGGCAGCCGCAAGAGCTGCTGGCCACGTTGCTCGACGAGTCGCGCGAGCTGACCGCCGTCGAGCGCTTCGCCAAGCTGCACGACGACGGCGCCGCCCCGGAGCAAGCGAAGTACTACCGCGACCTAATCCCCGCCGGCCTCCCCGAGGCTGGTCAGCAGTACGCGTTCGATGTCGATCTCGACGCTTGCAGCGGGTGCAAGGCGTGTGTCAGCGCTTGCCACCACCTCAACGGGCTTGAGCCTGATGAGACGTGGCGGAGCGTCGGGCTACTCATCGGGCAAACCTCCGCGACCAGCGGCGACCTGCCAATCCTCCAGCACGTCACAACGGCATGCCACCACTGCGTCGATCCGGGTTGCCTAGCGGGTTGCCCCACCAACGCGTACGAGAAAGACCCCGTCACGGGGATTGTCCGGCACCTCGACGATCAGTGCTTCGGCTGCCAGTACTGCACGATGGCGTGTCCTTACGAGGTCCCGCAGTACAGCCAGTCGAAAGGGATCGTCCGCAAGTGCGACATGTGCCACGGCCGGCTCGCCGCTGGCGAAGCGCCGGCTTGTGTGCAGGCGTGTCCCAATGGAGCGATCCGCATCGGCGTGGTCGATATCTCCGACGTCTTGACCGCCACCGAGCAAGGCGTGTTCCTGCCCGACACGCCGCCCTCGGAACTAACGCACCCTACGACGACCTATCGCAGCCAGCGGGGCCTGCCCGCGGGTACGGCCGGCGCCGACGGTGGTTTCGCTGAACCTCAGCACGCTCACGCACCGCTCGTAGCGATGCTGGTGCTGACTCAGATGTCGGTTGGCGTGGTTGCTGCGAGTGCGATCGCCCGCTGGCTCGGATCCGGTGCGTGGTGCGAGGCGGGGATCATCGTGGGGATGATCGTCGGTCAGTTGGGACTCGCCGTCGCGCCGCTCCACTTGGGGCGTCCGCACCTAGCCTTCCGCGCGGTGCTTGGCTGGCGGCACTCATGGCTCAGCCGCGAGGCGATCCTGTTCGGCGTTTACGCGGCGTTCTCGGTGGCGGCGGCGGCCTTCGCCATAATGCCGCACCTCGAAGGCTGGCTGCCAACCTTTGCGACCTCCGCGATCTCGAATTCCCTGCCCGCTGCGCTGCGGTCGCCCCTCGAAGCGTTGGCGCTGCTCAGCGGAGCCGTCGCGGTCTATTGCTCGGCGAAGATCTATATCTTCACCGGTCGCGTCTTCTGGGAGTGGCGCCGGACGCTTCCCCTGTTCGGTGGAACTTCGGTGGTGCTCGGCCTCGCCGCGACGGCATCTGTCGCAGCAATTGCAGGCTTCCCGTCGCCTGCGTTGACGTGGTTCGCCCTTCTTGTCGCGGCAGCTAAGCTGCTTTATGAGGCGTCTCTATTTCGTCACGTTCATGATGCCGATGGCGATCTCCGTCTGACAGCGAAACTTCAACTCGGGCAGCTCCGCCCGGTAACAACCACGCGAATGATTCTCGGCGCCGCGGGCGTAATGAGCTTGCTGGTAGCCGGTCTCGACGTGGCGCCAGCCACTTTCGCAACCTTGGGCTTCGTCTCACTGTTAGCCGCTGAGTTTGCCGAACGTTGGCTGTACTTCAGCACGGTCATCCCGCTGAGGATGCCAGGGGGGACGCCGACGCGATGA
- a CDS encoding ABC transporter ATP-binding protein: protein MHKTLTPTDRRYVEIFNLTKAYPNPYGEAVRVIDGFNLVMPKGEVVSIIGHSGCGKSTVLTMLAGLNETSGGSIAVAGREISGPGPDRAVVFQAPCLLPWMTSLQNVLLGVDRVYPHGTKAERRQIAEYYLSAVGLADSLHKFPREMSGGMQQRVGIARAIALKPRVLLLDEPFGRLDSLTRMDLQEVILRVLDRERITTLLITHDIDEAIFMSDRVCMMTSGPKARVGKLLDIPFERPRDRATVLEHSSYYDLRVELVAFLEEQDHRGGKSKQPRDDNWDDTMHLVEAMSATQHDVPALQGEAVASHLDSGSREQGGRRPQRV, encoded by the coding sequence ATGCACAAAACGCTCACCCCCACCGACCGCCGGTACGTCGAGATCTTCAATCTCACGAAGGCGTACCCGAACCCCTACGGCGAGGCCGTGCGGGTCATCGACGGGTTCAACCTCGTCATGCCCAAGGGGGAGGTCGTCAGCATCATCGGCCATTCCGGGTGCGGCAAGAGCACCGTGCTGACGATGCTCGCCGGCCTCAACGAGACCTCGGGCGGCAGCATCGCCGTCGCAGGCCGCGAGATTTCCGGGCCGGGGCCCGATCGGGCCGTCGTCTTCCAGGCTCCGTGCTTGTTGCCGTGGATGACGTCGCTGCAGAACGTGCTGCTGGGCGTGGACCGCGTTTATCCCCACGGAACCAAGGCCGAGCGGCGGCAGATCGCCGAGTACTACCTGTCCGCGGTTGGACTTGCCGACTCGCTGCACAAGTTCCCCCGCGAGATGTCGGGCGGCATGCAGCAACGTGTCGGCATCGCCCGCGCGATCGCACTTAAGCCGCGGGTGCTGCTGCTCGACGAGCCCTTTGGTCGTCTCGACTCGCTAACGCGGATGGACCTGCAAGAGGTGATCCTGCGCGTGCTCGACCGGGAGCGCATCACGACGCTCCTGATTACCCACGACATCGATGAAGCGATCTTCATGTCCGACCGCGTCTGCATGATGACCAGCGGGCCCAAAGCCCGCGTCGGCAAACTCTTGGATATCCCGTTCGAGCGGCCTCGCGATCGGGCGACGGTACTGGAGCACTCCAGCTATTACGACTTGCGAGTCGAGCTCGTGGCGTTCCTCGAAGAGCAAGATCACCGCGGCGGCAAGTCGAAGCAGCCCCGTGACGACAACTGGGACGACACGATGCACCTCGTCGAAGCGATGAGCGCTACGCAGCACGACGTGCCGGCGCTTCAAGGCGAGGCCGTCGCGAGCCATTTGGACAGCGGTAGCCGTGAGCAGGGAGGACGCCGTCCCCAACGCGTATGA
- a CDS encoding ABC transporter ATP-binding protein: MPYLELENVSFGYGPASNRYEVLKDASLSVEENEFVAIIGFSGSGKSTLISLLAGLERPDAGSVRMAARPIKAPGPDKGIMFQNYSLLPWLTVQGNIELAVKQVFPDMPRGERRRYCQHYIDLVSLTGSDWKLPGELSGGMRQRLSLARTLAMKPEVLLLDEPLSALDALTRSVLQDEIIRIWEEDRRTVVMITNDVDEAVIMADRIVPLTPGPAASFGKEFAVSLPRPRDRATLNFNEDYKHLRNEVTKYLIQVNSESKELSPVADLPLPDLQPITPGPRVAIA, translated from the coding sequence ATGCCTTACCTCGAACTCGAAAACGTCTCTTTCGGTTACGGCCCGGCTTCCAACCGGTACGAGGTGCTAAAGGACGCTTCGCTTTCGGTGGAAGAGAACGAGTTTGTCGCGATCATCGGCTTCTCGGGGAGCGGCAAGAGCACGCTGATTTCGCTGCTTGCCGGATTGGAGAGGCCCGATGCGGGCAGCGTCCGCATGGCGGCCCGGCCAATTAAGGCGCCGGGTCCCGACAAGGGGATCATGTTCCAAAACTACTCGCTGCTCCCATGGCTCACCGTGCAAGGCAACATCGAGCTGGCGGTCAAGCAGGTCTTTCCCGACATGCCGCGCGGCGAGCGCCGCCGCTACTGCCAACACTACATCGACCTGGTGAGCCTGACGGGGTCGGATTGGAAGCTCCCCGGCGAACTCTCGGGCGGGATGCGTCAACGGCTTAGCTTGGCGCGGACCCTGGCGATGAAGCCCGAGGTGCTGCTGCTAGACGAGCCGCTCTCCGCGCTCGACGCGCTGACGCGTTCGGTCCTGCAGGACGAGATTATCCGTATCTGGGAAGAGGACCGCCGCACCGTCGTGATGATCACCAACGACGTTGACGAGGCGGTGATCATGGCGGACCGGATCGTGCCGTTGACGCCGGGGCCGGCGGCGTCGTTCGGCAAGGAGTTCGCTGTCTCGTTGCCACGCCCCCGCGATCGCGCAACGCTCAACTTCAACGAGGACTACAAGCACCTGCGCAATGAAGTCACGAAGTACCTGATCCAAGTCAACAGCGAGTCCAAAGAGCTCTCGCCCGTCGCCGACCTCCCGCTGCCAGACCTGCAACCGATCACGCCCGGCCCCCGAGTGGCGATTGCCTGA